GGCTTACAGCTGTGAGTACCgccacctgggttcgaatcccggccactggggaattaacatttcggcatcgccAGGGGGACAGAGGACCGACACATGgcaacacgtgactagtctggatcacttctgtggggccaggatacctctgtataattcaaaaaaaaaaagaagaccaaAAATCGTAAGCAACTACAAATCCACAAAACTACACACATGATCTATAGTTTTCTAATTATCCTAAACATGATCCGAAGACACTAAGCTCAAAAACTccattttcttttacttttaccTTAGCAAACCTGGAGATTTCTAGTCAACACCATGGACAAGATTCAAGAACTTAAAGGACGTggggggtttttttttttggtcaaacaagaTTTTATAGATAAGTAGTCTCTATGGAATTGTTTACAAAGATGATAACAAAGCCATACTGGCTAACAACTTTGCTGCAACAAAAGATATAAGCAATAACGGGAGATACGATCTCGACTTTGTGTCGGTGAGAAATCTATACTTGTTACTCTGTTCTTCACTGTTTTAAGaggaagaaaaggagaaaaagacTTTGTTTCTTAACTCAATTATACACATCAAAGACACATGAATGGAAAATCTACCTAACGCACAGCTCTCCAAAGGATTTCAACATTGTAACTCAAGAAGACTATACctcaatatttaaattttaaataaaaaactacttaaaataataattatttttttcaaagaaaactatataagtattttactttttctttggtcgaaattttgttttgtttttaaacatcTGATCCAATTAATAAGGATACtaatcaagaaaagaaaactaaaactggtcgtaaaaacaaattttaaatatcaaacAATATCTcaaattcttaaaatatatataaaaccagCACTAACAAAGATCATGTATTCATTCATCAACTCAATTAGAATTAGACCAAACAAAGCACTTGACTAAAGTCAACACCAAAACAAAGAATGCTTTATTCCCATCATCTGGCAAAACAAACGCTCTACTTACTCTGGACAGAGAGGAATCACAGCACAGTAATCACCGGAATGTCTCTCAGAGACAAACCCTCAACTATTCTCTAACATGATGCAATTTAGCTACAAACCAGACTTACTAAAAACTTTACTAAAGGCttgtatttttttctccttttttctcATGCATTTAATTGAAAACGTTTGTTCAGAACAAAAGATAGATCGAAACCAAAAAcgaaatcaaaaccaaaaaaactttTACTTCCCGCTCCTCTTCTCTCCGTGGTCTCTCCGTCGATGGCACTTAGGAGACTTTAACCTTTCTGATGCTCCGTTTGCTTTGAGTGACATTTTCCGAAGAGTTTGACGTTTGACGTTTGTTACCGACACATTTTTTCACACCAGTGACCGATTCTTCTACAGATTCTTGAGCCCATTTCTTATTGTATTCATGAACCAGCAAGAAATCAATAAAATCACTAACAGGAAGTGTTTCCGCTTCTTCGACTAACGATTCATTAAATCTTAAAGGCAAAGAGGAAAGAATTTTCTGCACCACTTCTTTATCTTCGACCTCCCATCCACAAGACTTCATATGAAACACAAGTTTCATTAGCTTCCCAGTAATTGATGAATTGTTTCTGCATCACTCATTTTCATGTTATCATACTCTTTCTTGAGATCAAGAAGCTTTAATTCTAGCTTGAAACAACGGACCGCCTAGTGATTTCACTAACAAAAGCTCCCATGCTTCCTTTGATGATGTAGCAGAAGCTATCCACGGAAAAATCTCAAAGGTTAATGCATTTTGGATCATATGAAGCGCTGTTGTGTCCTTCATTTCCATCCATTGTTTCCACGAGGCTGGACcagtggatgatgatgatgcataACCTTCTTCAAATTTTTGATATGCCGATGAAATTTCCTCTTGTTGAAATATTCCTGTCTCCACGACATCCCATAGATCGATAGCCTTTAAAAACGTTTTCATTTTTACGCTCCAACATTCATAATGACTCCCGTCAAACACAGGAACAACCATCGTCATAAGCCCTGAATCGAAACTTAAATTTTATTCCAATAAGTCAAAAAGGTATTTGTGGGCAAAGATAAATATCTACACAAAAAACACCGAACTATTAGCTGAACTATGGATCCATATCtcaataataactaaaaaatcatgGAAGAAGAAATAAGCACAAACACTAAAATATGAGAGACTTAAATCATATATACATAGTATGATAGTAGTATCATGTTTTCAAACCAGAGCAAGTTTGAAAGGCACGTGCACGTTACTAGAGTTCCATAGACATAACATTGTAGACATATTGCAAAGTATTATGTAAATTATCGCCACaagttataaattaaatataagatattttgaacTCTTGCTTCTTCCAGAATTGTCAGATTCAGTAAGAACTAGGAGATGCTAAACTTGGTCAAAGAAAAACCCAGCAAATTCATATAAAACACACCATGAAAAAAAGCACAGTGGATTGTAGAAACTTCAGATCTGAAACCAAATCATTGTTTCtgaaaagatttataaattattccaAAAGAGAGATCTTGTAGTATTCGAAGGAAATCGACATTGTACCTGATCGTATCAAGTATACGAGCACACCCCCAAAAAACAGCTCGCATATAACCctactattttatatttataaccCTAATATTTCTAGTTATAACCCTAATTTTTGGTAAAAGACCGTGAAgtttaaaaggaaaatttccgAGATCTTGGAGAGGAAACGGAAGTCAAAATACAAagcacatttaaaaaaaaaatcacgctAATTAATTACTAGTTAGTTAagatttttcttgatttttatattattcagatttttttttttgagaacaaATTCGGAagatttgttttgattataatCGGATTATTAGGTTTTGCGGTTAGTAGCTCGATAAAGAGGTGATCACCGGACAAAGAAAATGCCAACAGCTGAAATCTCCACTTCATGCGGAAGCGGAGAACATATGCTGGGCGATGAAGGAAATAAGCAACCGAAGTCTCCAACAAGTCATCAGTTTTGAGTGTGATTGCCTACAGCTGGTGTACATTATTCAGCACGTCAAACCTTGGCCTGCCTTTGATCCTGAACTGGATGAAATTGGCTCAATACTTTTTTCCTTTCATACTTTCTCACTTAGTTTTATTCACCAATCTTTGAATATTCGTGCGGATACTTTTGCTAAAGAGGCCCAATCACACTTGAAGAAGACTACCCTTTAGTAGAGGTTAAACTCCCCTTGAGGCTAGCTCATGAAGCTAGCATGTATGGAACAATATGATTTTGGAATGAAgcttttgatgacaaaaaattaaaaaaatggcaCTAAGTTTGAAATCTTGTGTTCCTGCTTAGCCTAACCATTGAAGAGTTTTAAGATGGAATGTCAAAAACATTCAGATAAGGCACCAGAATTAGGTAGCAGCATGACATTCTGATTTatcttttaactaagaaaaaataagagacatctcttatatctctttttaagagaaatttcttagattttcttagttaaaacTAAAAGacgtatcttatattacgctaaaaACTTCATCCTAAGAGATCcgcattaatcatgctctaagtcGCCTAACAATTCATTAAAACTGATAATCAATactttttatccaaattatgCATAAATTTATTCCATTCAATTTTAATGAAGAATCTGAGTATTTATATTAGCGATGTTTCACTATTTTctgctaaaatatatatatatatatatctatctatatatatataatagactTTCAATCACTCCTGGTGCTGACAACAAGGACAACACGTCAGAAATAGGAAGCCTCCTGCGTTGACACGTGTCTATGTAAAAGAAACGCTCCGTTTCATTTAAATTAGATATAATGGGCTTAAGTTTGTACTGTATTTTCGGCCCATAATCCTAATCTGATAAGGCGGAAAAGTGTGTCCTTCTCTCTTCTGCCTGCGACGGCTATGGTGACGCTAGAGTTTCTTCACCGTTACTGAAACAGTTTTAGTTATGGTTTCTTGGTGTTTAATCCCAAATCTGACGCCCACTATATTTATACCCCCTTGAGTTTGCGTCGTTGAAGCTCTGTATAAATATGTTCGTATTTCTCTTCTAGAAATCATCCTCTCCTCATCACTCTTCTCTTATCTCCTTAGAGTATACTAATTCACTGTTTAATGGCTTCCTCGAGGGTGGTCTTCTCCGATTTGAAGTCCAGCCCACAGAATAGAAAGAATAAACTTTACCAGGTTTAGttttaacgtttttttttttgttttgagttcCACAAGAGGTTCTGCAAATCAGTTAATCACGCATCTTAGTCTTAAAGAGATATTGTGTGTTTGTAATGATCATGTTGAGCAAAAAGTTCTgctaatttctaaacaaaaattttcAGATCCAAACTGTAAAACGGCTGCACAACGAGTGGATAGAGAATACATATCGATGGGTCACTGGATTTCTGGAAATATTTGAAGAAGGTTTCATAAGAAGGTAAGTCAAATTGTGAAGACACTTTCAAGTAACAACACATTTACAAGTTTATACTAATGTTCTGCCCAAGCTTTGATTCTAAATAACAAAGACCTTAAACATTAACAGGGGACTGCAATCAGAGGGGGTATTCAAGAGAGGTGAATCAGAAAATTCCCAGAAACAAACTGGAGAATGGTGAGTATGACGACGCAGACGATCAATTCTATGAAGAATATTTTGACCATGACTTGGGCAGGGATGAGTATAAAGATGAACGACACTATGCAAGGATAAAGAtgttgaagaagaggaagagaaaacTGTTAAAACGGATGCAAAAGACAACAAAATCATTTCACTCATGACATGGTTACTAAAATCCCTTACTCTCTTACTCTATCTCTCTTTATCTAAGTAGAATGCATCTACTTGACATATAATATCAAATGTTAGAAAGGGATCAAGTGTTTCTTTCTTAATTTCGATGAGAAGATCATATATGGTGTCTTGACCATGATCTCTTGCTTGACAGGAAAGGAAGTGAAAAAAGCATTGTGCATGATAACGATGATGCAGTAAGTCGAGAAAATCACAAGGTCTTGAAGAACAAAATAGAAGGTCAACCTCTATTCATATGTCACGGTTAGATCAAGTGGGGATGACCTAGACGCCATGGCTGAGTCATTGCCCAGGGTTAACTAGAAGGGTGTTCGGGTCAGTTACATGATCAAGCCAAGGTTCATGAGCTTCACGCCATGTTTGCAGGGGAAGCAACATATATAACCCACTACTCTACAATTCTTGGTGCTTAGTTTAGTTGTTTCAAGGAAGCCAATAGGCTTCTCAAGCATTAAAAAGTGATCCTTGAGTGTTTGTTttaagatatgtatttttggtcAATGTGTTTCGAGAAGCTTAATCAgttttgtaagattttttttgttaagaaagAATAAACTTCTATTATATGTCACGATTTTTTCTGGAGTAGGAAGCATATAAGAGAAGTGTAGAACAGTTGGTGAAGCAATAGAATGGGTTTAGGTCTACAAGAGGAGGAGATTCGCATATGGGCTGCTCGGGTTGTAAAATTTCCAGTGGAGGAGGAATGTGAGGTTTTGGATACATGAGCAACACAGAGGTAAGAACTAAGACAGCATTTGCTCTTGATGATTGAAACAACGTGATGTGTTACTAATGCAATTGTATTGTTGCAGGAATTGGTTATAGCTTGGAGacttgacatatatatatatatatatatctacattTATAGACATGTGAATATTGTGGAGTGACTTTTCTACAGAAATTTATTAGATTCCTATAATTTTCACATTGAGCTTCTGTGCTTTTTGTTTAGTCTTTGTCCCAATTAGTAATTTGTTATCGgtcctttttttctttgctgTAAAGTGACAAAGACAATATGGAaccaaaacaagaaagaaagagattcgtgtcccttttaaatatataaacactTTGTAATTTCAATTTGGGTAGAGAAAATAGAAAGTTGTTTGAGGGaacatattaaaattgaaaaactaaAGTTGGTTTTTGCCGTCTTTAAATTCAATCTTATTTTAAGGTTTTTCCAATATGTTCTTCTCCGATGCCAAAACatcaaatctaaaatttaaaattatatttacattacagattttaatactgatcaaaactaaataaaactTTGATTGGTTATCTATGTAATGTTAGAAATGCATTTAAAATGTATGTTGTCTATTAACAAATtagtaaaatgtaaaaaaatgcAAGTCTACTTTTTCGCtgacaaaaatataacaaaaaacttaaataagtTTTCAAAGAGCTTTCTGCTAAACATAATTATGCCCCACATTTTATCTCACAATGGAGTTTTAACTTAATATTTCACATGATTAAAAGGGTGGTTGCTCACAACAACCACAAATTCAATTCAAACATGATAACATCTAAATCATTGTTCTAAAAGGGTCATTGCtcacaacaatcaaacaagtatccatttttgtaaaaataaaaatatacaaaatacaccataaaaaattcaaacatcaaaaacaATTGTTAAACGTGAATTAGCGTAACTGAATGACAATGTACCCAAACCACAGGCTACCTTAAATGTCACATCTAAttcttaatctatatatataaagtacagTTTAGCCTCTCTTTAGAAAGACACCTAGGAGGAAATTCAACTCCTAACAGGTCGACAAGTGTCCGGTTGCGGTTGCGTTGCGTTTCATTAAACTTCATATTTCGGGTGTgtgtttgggttttttgtttggGGATTTGTTGCTGTGTGTTTGGGACGTGAAAGTGATGGGCTACGCTTGATATGAAGTCAGGTCCGTAACTGAAGGAAGTATACCCTAGGCTTCTCGCGAtcgtctccttcttccttctacGAGACTTGTCATCTTCATCTGTATCATCTCTACCACTGAAACGCTTCCGATTATTTCTTCTTTATGTTTAATCTCAATTAGATATGTTCTATAATAAGACATGTTCGGCGTTTCTGATTTTAAAGTTTCATTACTCTCTCTTCTCTGCTGTAGCAGTTGTCTGCCGTAGCAGTTGTCCGCCTCCTTAGTTTTGGGAATCGGTGGCGAGCTCAGAGGTATCAGCAAGCTAAGATATTCCCAGCCTAGAAACACATAGaaacaaagattttaaaatacataagcTGATTATCACAATTTTTGGgagctgtttttttttcattagttAATTTTGATTAACTGTGTTCATGTTTTGCAGCAGACGCTCATGAAATCCACCGTCAATGTCCACCATCTGAATGCATTCAACATCTTTTCAAAGCGGGTTCGATGTACTCTTATCACCGGATTTGATATTACTCGGAGCCATCTTAGCAAGAACGGGGAAAGTAAACAACAGAGTTTGGATGGTCTGATCAAAGAAATTTGTAGGTAAAATTTTGAATGGAGAGCAGATGAGATATCATCTTCTTCGATTTCGATTTCGTGTAACAAGCAGATGAGGTATCTCTCTTTTCATTTCGATTCATGTTTTGAGTTTTTCCAATCGTAGAATGCTTTGGTGAGTTTGTGTGGATGGTCAGGGTgaaagaagaagttgtagaaGGAACAATGCATCTTCTGTCCCTGGTGATCATTGAGGCTGGAAGAAAGAGCTTTAAGAAGCAAATTGTGGGGTTGCAGGACTCAAGCTTGCTGTTGATGATGCCGCTACCATTACTCCCTCTGATCTTGGCTGCAAAAAGGTATGTCTACAGAGTGACGTTAATGTATGCAACACAAAGATCAATCTTAAGATTAACTTTGatcatgaaaattttgttttgtggaTCAGATAACAATGCATCTGGATGGAGGGAAGTTTCAAGAGACACACAGATAAGAGAATCATGCCGTCAAGACCATCCAAGAGATATATGGCACAATAAGTTTATAAGCAAGTCTAAGAATTTATATCTAAAGATGATGATTCTGATTTCTGAAACACACAGAGAAGATGTTATCAAACTTATCGTGCCATATAAGGAACTTTCACTGAGAATCAGACCAGCTAGGTAACATGCAATTGAAGAAGCTATGATCAAATCTGAAAGTTCAAGCTTTACAATTGTAGAAAGTTCAAGCTTTACCATTGTAGAGAACTTGGGTGGTATGATCCAAACAGAAACTTATTGCTCAAATCCAATTACTCGAGTGAAGTTAACCTATGAATTTTCACATGGATGTGACCCCAAATCCCTAAAGAAGCCAAAGTAAGAATACTAAGATACTTTAGTCGTCACAGTGTAGTGACAAATGATTCATTGACAATCTGTCAAAGTGACGTGGCAGATAGTTAATCCCTCAAAGACTAACATTTTCTGGTGATTTAAGAGTGGACCATTTCCACACAACCTTGCTTTATTAACCTACTATGCTATACAAATTTATGCTTTCAGAAGAAAGATTATAAAACGTGTTTCACCATTGGCTTTGCATACATTTTGGTCGCCTCTGTTTCTTTGAAAATGTTACTCCTTCGTGGTTTAACCAACTGCTAGATTCCAGATTCTCATCTCTTCTAAGACAACTCCAATCAGGTCAAATTTTGACAGTTAAATATTCACCTGTTTGCAATCTCCATGGACACGCAGCAAGCAACCATAAGCTCTAACATTGCCATGCAGCTAAACCTCTAACACCCACCTCAAATACGCCATGTGTGTGAGACCTGGGCCAAACACTTACACATGTATTCTCCTGTGTGTTTACAACATTGGTTAATAGCACATTAGCAATGGAGACATTTGTTTTGTCATTCaagacatatatatagtgtCATTTTTTCCCAAATAAGAAGAGCCATTTAAGAAAAAACAGATTAAAAGCCAGCCCACCAAACTACTTAAATAAAGTAAATTGACAGCCTCCGCATTCCAAAGATCCATCAGATAGACCGCAACTCAACAACGTACACATAAGCGCCGATGACATCCAAAACAATTAGTAAAACACTTCCATAAACTATACGTccaatattaaacaaaaaacaaaggTCATTAAAAAACAACTATAATATTACTTAGAAGTGGGAGCGGATATCATAATAGTGAGCTGGAATATATGTTTATAAGTATTCCTGATTAGATATTACTTATAATATTACTTTATAAGTATTCCTGATTTGATAGCTTTTCGATCTTTAGTGAGCTGGAAGCATCTGAATATTCGGTGAAGCATCTGAATATTCGGTGTTATGGTATCCAAAATATGCTTCTAACCAAATATATGTTTAGATccgtacaaaaataaaaaaagaataaaaaatatttttttattttttttatataaataaatatagcatTATTAAATAACAGAATAAAAAACAACCCACCAAACtacttatataaatatagtattatttatataaaatttatataaatatagtattaaaataattattggttgaaataaatatagtattttttatataaactttaGATATTTGTTTATTATGTCAAATTGGAATAGAAttgtaagaatatatatatagagaataatGAAAGTAATTGTCATTTAGttcaaaccaaaaatattattaaaaataacaatatgatctcaaaaaaaatttcattatttgtttgtttataacattattttcaatctataacaattttaaatgtttcataAACTATttcaaattcatataaaatagttttattataactttccgcccgtagggcgggccaaccctagtgtataattaaaacatagattacttaacaaaataaatcatcttaACACTTTTAACcagaaaaaatcatattttttaaaaaagtaatattattttagaaaatcatATCTAAATTTTCCAGATAGCATGATTTATTTAGTattcaaatacaataacatgtacaaaatttaactaaaatgtatatttttaattaataaaaaaaatattaataatttattctaactatttaaattattttttaattttgatccCGCCCGTAgagcgggccgaccctagtatatatataaaagagggTTTTATCCCTTCTCCTTGCGCCACATGGGATGCCAGCTTGGAAAGTCGATTTCTGTCTGCACGACACCTGTCCCTGCATCCAAAACACAGCGCTTCATTTAACATCTATCTTTCTGGGCTTCGTTTGACATATATGGTGATATTGGGCTATTTAATTGGTAAGGGTCTTGGGCCAACGTGAAGGAGACCCCCCCCCACTAACCCTAATATCTTACTTCGAAGGAAATGAGTTCATCTTTTCTCGATGTGCGGCAGCCGGTGACCTCTGCGCTTCTTCTGCGACCTGATACGGTGTTGTTAATGGCTTCCTCATAAATCATATTTATTGGCTCCATCACGATGTGTATTTAAAGCTTCCTTTCGATCTTAGAGGTGGTGCCAGGATCTGTATAAATAGAGGTGGGATTCCTCCTCTTGAACACATCTCCTCTTCTTATCTCTTACATCTCATACtgaaatattttcaaatggCTAATTCCAGAGTTTTTTTCTCCGACCTCAAATCCGGCAAATGCTCTTTGAAACTATGTTGCAGGGTgaatctttatttttctttattatttattatttgatgaCAAGGCAAGCGTTTCTATTCTTCTTTATTATTTCAATCATCAAGCAGACTTTCAAAAGCTCTCTTTTTTCGTTTATGTCTCTTTGCAGAAGGATTGTGAAGAGTTAGCTGCAACTGTGATGACCATAGTTGACTGCGTTGTGAATAagactctgtttttttttcttctctttcttttatttttccatttCCTTACATATCCAGTTTTTGTTAGTTGACTGAGCGTTTATTGTATCCATGTATGTAGGAGAAGATAGAGTTGTCTACTGATGTTCTGAAAGGGATATTAAGACATGTTGTGGAAGGAGTGGAAGAAATTTCATGGCCTCCAAGAAATCCTAAAGCTATCAATCAAATGGAAATGGTGTGTACACATATGTTCACTTTCCTTTGACCAAGCCACGTTCAACATCTTGTATACAAAGGTACTGATGATATCAATGTATTAACATGAATTGATACAACGGGAAAAGAAGGGGAATTAAACGAAGGGTTTCTTTCAGAAGTTAGTGCTCAGCTACGGCAGGTAAAGTGTTATGATTGTTGTTTTCACGTGTAAGACAGTGACTTTTATTTCAAAAGGTCTCTCCTTTAATAGAGtatcaatgtattttttaatGATAGTTTGAGAGGCTGGAGGTTGTTTTCAGGCAAAAGGAGATAAAGACAAACCAGGGCTTGCGGGTAAGCTTCAAAAAGTTCTACAACTCTATCCTGCTACGATCCTCTCCAAGCATAGCTACACAAAGAAAGGTACATTTCTCAAGTCACTCGCTCACTCTAAGCTTCCATCATCCACAAACAGAATCTCATCACGTTTGCATCCGATCACAGGGAACGAAGTTGTAAAGGAGGAGCATTTTCTGGAAACTCTGATCAAAGATCTCTTTATGCAACCCTATTTTCCATGTAGTCAGTCGACGCAAAGAAGTTCACATTTGGTTTATTATGTCTTTCCAGCTCCTGAGGAACAATGGAACAAGTTTTTCTTAGAAGGATTAACACTCGGGAAAGTTGAAGTAACGTCTGATGAGCTTTCTGCTGTCGTAACGTAAACTTTGTTTTATGTAATGTCTCTTTACACATACAATAAAAAACCCAAAAATGTGAAAGAAAGTCTAACACGCTAACCGAGTTTAAATTGGGTTTAAACCAGATGATAATACAATTGTTTGATCCGGTTTTTAAAATTCCTCACACTTAACCATTGTAATGTTGATGGCCCTACCAGGAAGGAGGTTCATACCAGAAGCGAATCTTGATCGAGTATCTCAAAGGGATCGAGTCCAGAGCAAATGGAATTATAAAATTACTTCAGGGTTAAATTAATtccaaatttatataaaaaatcaatttattacACTCATGATGAACTTTTTGTTATGTTGACTCTGCCTTTGACGATTCAAACTAGCATATTTTACGTAAATAGTAGTAAACTCGAtaggtttttattttcataaagagACGATAATtatgaaacaaatgaaaaagacaaaaaaaataattatggaTCAACTTAACCCACTCGAAGAACAAAGTCAAACCAACAAACTATTCAAAATttagaattaaattaaatataatgtaCAATGCAAATATTACATatctttttttataagtttaacAAATTTAGGTATATAATCTGCGTGTTACGAAATTTGTTATTAGGAAATAAAAATAGTCtaaacaattcaatttttttgttaaaacactCCGATAAAACAGATTAGTGAATTTATGTTCATATAAATAACTCTTCTTTGACAATAATTCTTCTATGTCATTTTCTTCAACATATACattataacctctttaaattaatactctataaattaatatacactaaaaatctctataaaataataaaattttatagtcccaaattgagttttttgttcaattagtatatcgataaattaatatctctataaattaataaaaattatagttttggtgtagtcccaacgttattaatttatagaggtttcactgtatatatatatgtatatatatatatatatatattgtaatgtgcacatttatataataataaataatgattactatatattataaaactaaacatttgaaactaaaataaatattaaaaatataatgctATTTATCAAAGAACAGTGAAGGTTATTGTCGTTATAAttctaaacaaaatatttattattatgatctcatatttttttattatttgtttgttcataatattttttatctataaaattttttaaatactttataaattaatataaaataatttttattataacttccCTGAcccaagtatatatatataaaggaaaTAATTACATTGCAGGGCAGTTTTACGCTTCTTATAACACGGAGAGGCAGTTTTCACTCCTTACAcacttttctctctcttcctaCACACGCTTTACAATTTTCATCTTGTGTAAAACCCATCGATATccctatattattatttattctttaaaaattaacttaactaaaaaatttcattaaacaAATCATGTGGTTATAAAGCaacaatattttcaattaaaaaccttattttttatCACTTTTTTCTGTCACGGTTATAGAATATCTTCAACCGTGAGTGTATATGGATAGCATGTATTATCTGACAACACATGTTTACATTACAACATAATCTATACACCGAGTGTATACATTATGCTTTATATAATAGGTAGAGCTGGGCAGATACACCGAACCCGAAAACTTAAATCGAATCTGATCCgagaaaaatgaatccgaaccgatctgaATCAGAGATAAATACTGAATAtatcttgttttatggtattttggATTATGGGTATTATctgaaccgaacccaaacctaaatggatatccgattgaacctgaaacattcaaaattcccaaaaaaaacttgtaccaaacatgaacTCAATtgctaatatgtatccaaaatacactaagatattattgaacatctaaaataatcttatatattacgtGAATTTTGATGGTTGAAGGTGTGCGGTTGAAgcttgaagtttttagattttggttttgttttcattgaataatgtttctcatttcatgagaactaggtttttgttttatgctttcatttatttggttttatttatatcaataaTTATGTTTACCTTTCGtctgattttgaatgatcacgtttgatgttcttttcttatttttgaattgattttacttatgttttggttacaaaaatatgtacAACCCGA
The window above is part of the Brassica napus cultivar Da-Ae chromosome C3, Da-Ae, whole genome shotgun sequence genome. Proteins encoded here:
- the LOC106359778 gene encoding choline-phosphate cytidylyltransferase 2-like, whose product is MASSRVVFSDLKSSPQNRKNKLYQIQTVKRLHNEWIENTYRWVTGFLEIFEEGFIRRGLQSEGVFKRGESENSQKQTGEWDEYKDERHYARIKMLKKRKRKLLKRMQKTTKSFHS
- the LOC125584200 gene encoding uncharacterized protein LOC125584200, coding for MKSTVNVHHLNAFNIFSKRVRCTLITGFDITRSHLSKNGESKQQSLDGLIKEICRVKEEVVEGTMHLLSLVIIEAGRKSFKKQIVGLQDSSLLLMMPLPLLPLILAAKR
- the LOC106383707 gene encoding uncharacterized protein LOC106383707, which translates into the protein IFIFLYYLLFDDKASVSILLYYFNHQADFQKLSFFVYVSLQKDCEELAATVMTIVDCVVNKTQEKIELSTDVLKGILRHVVEGVEEISWPPRNPKAINQMEMVCTQTGKEGELNEGFLSEVSAQLRQAKGDKDKPGLAGKLQKVLQLYPATILSKHSYTKKGNEVVKEEHFLETLIKAPEEQWNKFFLEGLTLGKVEVTSDELSAVFKLGLNQMIIQLFDPEGGSYQKRILIEYLKGIESRANGIIKLLQG